The following coding sequences are from one Plectropomus leopardus isolate mb chromosome 10, YSFRI_Pleo_2.0, whole genome shotgun sequence window:
- the mylkb gene encoding myosin light chain kinase, smooth muscle yields MTSAVWSLIHLNDLPRSSSSSDKPDPPAKVPAASDIRRSSLTLSWYGPTYDGGSAVQSYNLEIWDSVDNTWKHLVSCNSTSYNIQNLLPERQYKFRIRAENIYGVGEPSAESEPVTVGLVDDEEEAEAEEEDEDSEKEPDYRDVTIRTDVKVKELYDVEERLGTGKFGQVFKLVEKATKKVWAGKFIKAYSAKEKENVRQEIGIMNSLHHPKLVQCIDAFEGKSDIVMVLEMISGGELFERIIDEDFELTEREVIKYMLQIIDGVNFIHKQGIVHLDLKPENIMCVNKTGSKIKLIDFGLARRLENAGTLKVLFGTPEFVAPEVINYEAISYPTDMWSIGVICYILLSGLSPFMGDNDNETLSNVTSASWDFEDEAFDEISDTAKDFITNLLKKDMKARLTCAQCFEHTWLKQDTNTMKAKKLSKERMKKYILRRKWQKTGHAVRAIGRLSSMAMMAGVSAKKGSPTEEDNQFLECLEYEQKTECKPTFSSVIKDVEVVEGSAARFDCKIEGYPDPEVVWYKDDQPIKETRHFQIDYDEEGNCSLVISEVSGDDDAKYTVKAVNSLGEATCTAELLVEVMGGEEEEEEEEEEEEEE; encoded by the exons ATGACCTCTGCTGTGTGGTCCTTGATTCACCTGAATGACCTcccccgctcctcctcctcctcagataAACCCGACCCCCCAGCAAAGGTCCCTGCAGCCTCAGACATTCGGCGGTCCAGTCTGACCTTGTCATGGTACGGACCGACCTACGACGGAGGCAGCGCCGTGCAGTCCTACAATCTGGAGATCTGGGATTCTGTGGACAACACGTGGAAACACCTGGTGTCCTGCAACAGCACCTCCTACAACATACAG AACCTTCTTCCAGAGCGTCAGTATAAGTTTCGTATCCGGGCAGAGAACATCTACGGAGTCGGAGAGCCGAGCGCCGAGTCTGAACCCGTAACTGTCGGACTGGTGGACGATG aggaggaggccgaggcagaggaggaggacgaag ACTCAGAGAAGGAGCCCGACTACAGAGACGTGACCATCAGGACAGACGTGAAGGTGAAGGAGCTGTACGACGTCGAGGAGCGGCTGGGAAC gGGAAAGTTCGGCCAGGTGTTCAAACTGGTGGAGAAGGCGACGAAGAAGGTTTGGGCGGGAAAGTTCATCAAGGCGTACTCGGCGAAGGAGAAGGAGAACGTCCGGCAGGAGATCGGCATCATGAACAGCCTCCATCACCCCAAACTGGTGCAGTGCATCGACGCCTTCGAGGGCAAGTCCGACATCGTCATGGTGCTCGAGAT GATCTCAGGTGGCGAGCTGTTTGAGCGGATCATCGATGAGGACTTCGAGCTGACGGAGCGCGAGGTGATCAAATACATGCTGCAGATCATCGACGGTGTCAACTTCATCCACAAACAGGGCATCGTCCACCTCGACCTCAAACCCGAGAACATCATGTGTGTCAACAAGACCGGCAGCAAGATCAAACTCATTGACTTCGGCCTCGCACGCCGACTAG AAAACGCAGGAACTCTTAAGGTTTTGTTTGGGACTCCAGAGTTCGTGGCTCCAGAGGTGATCAACTACGAAGCCATTAGTTATCCCACCGACATGTGGAGTATAGGAGTCATCTGTTACATCCT GCTGAGCGGTCTGTCTCCCTTCATGGGGGACAATGATAATGAGACGCTGTCCAACGTCACCTCAGCCTCCTGGGACTTTGAGGACGAGGCCTTCGACGAAATCTCAGACACCGCCAAAGACTTCATCACCAACCTGCTGAAGAAAGACATGAA ggctcGGCTCACCTGTGCTCAGTGTTTTGAACACACCTGGCTGAAGCAGGACACCAACACCATGAAGGCCAAGAAGCTCTCcaaggagaggatgaagaaatACATCCTGAGGAGGAAATGGCAG AAAACAGGTCACGCTGTTCGAGCCATCGGCAGACTGTCGTCCATGGCCATGATGGCCGGAGTCAGCGCCAAGAAGGGCTCACCAACGGAAG aggaTAACCAGTTCCTGGAGTGTTTGGAGTACGAGCAGAAGACAGAGTGTAAGCCAACTTTCAGCTCTGTCATCAAAGACGTGGAGGTGGTTGAAGGCAGCGCCGCTCGCTTCGACTGCAAGATCGAAG GTTACCCTGACCCAGAGGTGGTGTGGTACAAAGACGACCAGCCGATCAAAGAGACCAGACACTTCCAGATCGACTATGATGAAGAGGGAAACTGCAGTCTGGTTAtttcagag GTTTCAGGTGATGATGACGCCAAGTACACGGTGAAGGCGGTCAACAGTCTGGGGGAGGCGACCTGCACCGCCGAGCTGCTGGTGGAGGTGATGggcggagaggaggaggaggaggaggaggaggaggaggaagaggaggaataA